GTACTACTGAAAAAGTATTTGGATTTATttcacataaaaataaaccaCTTATTATATCATAAGCTCTTGATATACctgaaattaataaaacaacAATAACATCATTTGCTAATATTAtctctttaatttttgttctttcattatttaattgatTAAAAGGTAAATTCtcatatatatcaattatttttatagttttataatttgagcatatatttttttgtattattttgcttttatttatttttgacgATAAACTTTTAGGAATGTTGTTCCCATATTTCTTCCGCTCTCTCATATATTCCaacatttttcaaaaaaaaaaaaaaaatcacacACACGTCTACAACccttaaataatttattcttttttttttataacttaaaaatagaataaatctctttaaaaaaaaaatctgTCATTTTATCGTGTGGTGCCGAAATGTGTAAATATGTTAGAgcgaaaatatattcataaacaatttaaattcatataataaacatgTAGCAAACCTTTATACAAAAACAgccataaaatatattaaataaaaaatatagccaaacaaatttataattttttattaaaatattacaaatgaaaaataataaaataaaaaaatgaatatgataCAAACTGTCTAGAAGGTAAATATAGTTAtagacattttttttacaaaattatttcattctTTATAATTGCCAAAGCATAAACAAATGAATAACTAAAATAGTTGttgtaataaatatcaCAACATAAAAGACAAGAGGGAAAACAAAAACCCCTACTTAATATAACaatcaaataataacaaaatacatcattttttaattcgatctattcataaaaattgctTTTATCCCTTATATCCATACAAAATTTAGTATTTATAcataagaatatatatttataaaattaataaggatttttttttttttttttggttaCTGAAATAGTAAGacaaagaatatatattcatatttatttaggttattacatttttacaattaattaataatcgATATTATTGCTCTTTATTTAAGGCCACCCCAAATAACgtgtaaatttaaaaaaattataacccctatttatgtgtatgtacttttaaataatatactacaaattaatatcgtaatttattaagttaaacaaatattatcGAAAAGTAAttcttattaaaaattggtGATAACTTTTGAAGtgtagaataaaaaatattttatttcccaTAAAATGCAGCCAATTATCagtcataatttttattcaattttcctattttttatatacaaatattacTAGAATAAAACTAtgaaaaacgaaaaaaatataataacccCAATCTTATCATAAGCCCACACATAAACATAAATCCATATGTTGGTACTAATGAgcttacaaaaaaaatacgaaacaaaatcaaataaaaataataatgtgcTGTttcaatattaattattaatttgaataaaaaattttattatttttgtattttttttttttttttcactttctcaaatagctatatatacatatgtatgttTAGCTAGATTGTAGTGTGTAAGCAAATGGCAAACATCCATTATAATCCAACAAATAgttaaaataaagaagggaaaaaaatgaagcaTAAATTAATGACACAAACAAGATGAAGTATTAATTAATgacaaaaacaaaatgaagtaaaattaatgacgagaacaaaatgaataaaatgttCTTggtcataatattttctctaaaaagtataatattatggagtagtgtttatataaatatttaccCAGCCAATTGTAAACTTATTTATTCTTATAATGTAAAGAATAAGGGGGAAAATCACACTTTAGAACCAAattgtgtaaaaaaattagattTTATAagcaataatatatataaaaaaattaatcgtagcaataaaaattatgtacagctatacaaaaatagctacccaaataaaaaaaaacaacaatatgaaaaaaatagcttTTCTAATCATTTccttttcaaaaatataactttACAAAATGATGTTCATAGATCAACAAAAACATTTGCacgtaaaaaaaaaactgaagaacatttagaaaatgaagaaagtctaaaaaaaaaatttgaaacatttttaataatagaCGGATCTTctcttttatttaaaaattattttggtatgccttttttaaaaaatgacaaCGATATTAATTTAAGTACTATCTATGGATTTACACAATccttaaataaaatttacaaattattttgtccATCATATATTGCTATTATATTTGACTCTAAAACctcaaataaagaaaaaagagaaatatatgctcaatataaaacattaagaaaaaaaaatcctGAAGAACTTTATGAACAGCTAAAGCTTGTTAGTGAGTTTTGTGATATTATAGGAATTAAAACTATAATTTCAGAAAATGTGGAAAgtgataattatattgcATCCCTTGTTGATAAAATCTATAATACTATTCAAACAAATAACGAATGGGGACCTAGACATGATGAGAATGGATTAGTTTCATTAACtgatgatgaaataaaagaaaataattttagaaTTGTTGTTGTTTCAAGTGATAAAGATttattacaattattaGAATATAATGACAAtgatcataataatattgacaTATCTGTATGCCAACCAAATCGAAAATATAGAGTAGTAAATGCACACACATTTATTCAAGAACATGAAATTTATCCCAATCAATATAgtgattatttaattttagcTGGAGATAAAACGGATGGAATATCTGGTATACCAAATATTGGTGATAAAACtagtaaatatttattaaaagaatattatagtattgataatattttaaaaaatatacaaaactTACCACCTAAATTACAagcaatatttattaacaatatagaaaatattaacatgTTCAGAAAACTTATTAAACTTAAATGTGAAACAAATCAATCTATAAATTTAAGTGACTACAAACAAGttaatatcaaaaatttcgaattatttcaaaatattgtaGATAAATATTCCCTTCATAAATTGCTCAAAAAAACTGTTATATTAAATCATCCCATATAGGACCTATCTAATAATAACTCCACATATTTTATCCcgtatatttattcaatccatttttaattcgCATTTCCGTATATTCGAAaatgcttatttttttctgtacgttcatattttttttttcctttttattttaatattcgAATGAATAAGCAAAAATGCCTATACCCataatatacacatatgtatatatccattttttttgataaattaattgtaaatattttcacatACTTTCACATATTATTCACAATATTTTGGCTTGTCTTTTTCGCTTATTAACGTATAATTCctctataaaaataaaaataatgtataaatattaaagcAATATCACgcatgtttatatatatgaatatgcGTACCTTGGCACAATGTAAATTATCAGTATGGTGTGCATACTATATCTtggttattatttataaaagtagcatcaattttttttgtaatcttaataattttatataactctttgaatgttttttttatgactTGTTCAGAAAATTTCCTTTAAATTTGCACACAATAAGTATGTGtgtatttgtttttcattGCCAAAAAGgctataaataaaaatagatacGTTTATTTCCCACCATTTTCAGCCCATTGAATCACAAAATGTCTACACAAGAAGACGAAGTGAGGTTACTTATTCAAAACCtacaaaaatgtaataacaCAAATGAGTGTATAAATTTCGATTTGGCTAGCACAATCCaagaatttttaaattcgctagataaaaattcatttgAAGATATTGATAAAACAATAAGAGAAGATGAAAAAGATTTAATGAACAGTTTTACGTCTGCAGCTATATTTCTTGAAAATTGTGTAAAAATTTTTGGCCTCAAAATTGAGCATTTACATAACTTAGCTCataatacattatataatatatataaagaaaataaaaataacaattcaaataaaaaacaattattaataattgatgaagaagagtatttatatattaatgaaatcaaaaatttaaaaaatacaatcactgaaaatgatattataGAAGACGATTTATTAGTTAAAACAATTCCACTTccaacatttttatttacagatcatataaaagttaaaaataaaacagaaaggcataaaaatgtaatagaATATGATGAACAAGACAATATTCCTTATGCTGATACTTTAGAAAATGAATCTACTACTATCGAAGCAAAAATGATGGATTCAAATTCAACAGATagctataaaaatatggatagTCTAAATCTTATGGATAATAAACAAGCAATAGAAATGAATTCAGTAAATTCActtaattttgataaactgtttttagaaaatgatggtattattttattagacattaatgattataatatatttataaatgatgAATATGATTTTACATTACAAAATAAGAACAGCACAATtctatttgaaaaatatgaatttttttcacggaatagtatttatttatcaaataatttaagtcaatatatacatgaaCAAAATACTATTCagcatacatataaaataaataacatcTATGATATTACATCTTTAAGATTATGTACAGATAcactattatttaaaactgatttttattcatatgaTCTTGCATtagatattattaaaaataaaaattatttaattaatagatttgaaagacaaaaaaagaaattatatattcttgATGAAACGACTCATAAAgatcataaatataataccatttataaacaaaatattaattattgtGATTATTGTGGTTCTATAATTACATCTATAACAGATGCAAACGACCCCAATACTCGTTGTGTCTATTGTAATaataacgaaaaaaatgggTTCTACAAAAAACTCCCAGGATATTATAACTTAAGTTGCTATAATATTACAGAAACGGAAGATTTTCTCACATATATGCAACCAAATAAAATCATAGACATTATTATGCAAAACGAAATTAACGAAGCAGATCCAAATAGTACCCCAGATAAACCCGATGAAAATGCAAAACACGCAGAACATGCCGAAAATTCCAGCCTTAATCAAAACGATGACTTGACCGATAAAGAAGATAATTGCAAACTGTCGAATGatcaaaaattatttcgacaaataaaaataccacctttatatatacaaaaattggGCTTAAATATAgattactattatttagaatcattaatatataatttaataaaaagtctaaaaaaagaaaaaaatgtcgatcgttttttttccataaatttttatgatcaAAATGAGATTTATGATACggaaattttaaaagatgAAGATTATCAAGAAACTAAAgatgaacaaaataaaacaatacaAGAAACATTAACTATGGATAcatttatgaatattaaaTCTATAGATaatcatattaaaaatcTTCCTACATCTattcttaaaaaaacaaattcaGATAGCTCCTTGGCCTTTTCCTTTGAAGACAAAATACAGGACAGGTAAGGACGATATAGTATTACACACTTTTATGTTACACTTCCCACTTCTCTACCATTCCCAACTTTCACTTCTCACTTCCCACTTCACAGGGTAAACGCATGGAGCAACTTTCTTGAAGAAAAGCTCGAGCTACTAAAAAGGCAACCACAATATAATGtagaatattataaaaatcggATTCTCAAATATATCGTTAACAATggtgataatatatattttcctgATCTCATAatgaataatgaaaaatatcaaatatatagaaattttttaactaCCCTAATGctaataaatacaaacaaattaaatgtCACCGAAATcgatgaaaaaaacaattctaataatattacTAACTATCAAgttaacataaaaaatattaacgtCAATGAATATATGAACCTTCCCGATAATTTTGATACCACTAATTTTActataaaagataaaaaaagaaaaatatcaGACAAATCGCAAAACATAGACAATCCTTCACacttagaaaaaaaacaccaTACTTAATTTCgatcataaatattaatcaGGTGCATTAATCAGGTAATTACccatttgtatttttcattatatttttcattatatttttcattatattttgataaatctGCGAATTATAGTTATCAAATAGAAGGACAAAAAAAAGGcatgtaaaataatatgcagCATTATCGTTATCGAAAAAAGCTTaacgaaataaatttgtaatgaaaaaaaatattcccaACTCAGGGAAgataaatacataaaatagaaAACACACAAAtcacaaaaaaagataaaaatctGAAAAGCAGAACAAATCATGCTCTGCTTTGTTAATATCATTCAACAGAGTctctaaaaatatatatttattaaaaactCGAAACttgatataatttgtttttttttttgaaaaaatttccATACCCACACATGTAAGTATAGACTCATTTTGTATATCCAGAATTTTTAGGCTGattgaaaaaaagataatataatttttttcaaaaattttaaaatatgaaaataactAAATtgggaatatatataattattatctaATAGATAATCTAgatttaaacatttttgaTCATATTCGGAAatgtagaaaaaattattttgtaaatagcAAAGATTAgggttatatattttgttatatataaatgcaaaTTCCTCATAAGGCTtgacataattttttccatatttttcatttatattaaaacttTCAAAGCTAttcatttttgaaataaaagaaattgcATTCTTTAATAGCCAAACAAAATCAGtaacacattttttaaataaaatttttaaaactcGAAGGATACCTATAACATTACAAGCACTATGTTCATCTGtcgataatttaaaatatatttctaaaaTGGATTCTAATGtttctaaattattatcctctaaaaatattgctttataatataatagcTCATGATTCTTTTCATCAGATGATTTTGTTAAAAGTTGAagttcttttattttacttttaattgtaaaattatcaccatatttatattttttaattaaatctATTGTTGCCTTTTTATATCCATaaaatgatgaatatatatcGTAATATTGTTTACACACATCACAATTTTCAGAAAAACTTTGAATCtcatcaaatatttttgatgaatatttatttttataattataaatctcttttatatcattatcgTAAAGTAACATAGAATATCTATAAAATTCTgaatcatataaattttttatatttttatttttttttccatttttataaaaataataatcatcattttcatatatctTTCTGTTCTCAATATTAcgaattttatttctttttgattttactaaagcatttatttctttttctttatcttcTAAAAGTTTCACTTGATAATAAGACATCGGTTTGTAATAGCAATGCAAATATTCACTTAATCGAAAATATTCCataatttccttttttattttttctaccCTTCTTATTTTGTCTAAGCTTGTTTTTCCATTCTTCATTTcctttaatattatatcatcatATTTCTCAAACAATTCAATTGGTTTATATGATTCAATGcgatttttcaaaaaatttggATACTCATTACCCATCGAGTTGCTCATCATTCTATTGCTTACTTGATTTTTATGTTCCTTACGATTGTTTTCTAATTCGTAAAAGAGTTCATTTCTCAAACTTTGGCACATTCGCAAATTTTCCAAACTACCATCCCTAACActacaatattttaacaaCGATTTAATATGTCTTCCTccattcttttttaaaaatttatattttatttctttctctttcttatatattttttttataacgtCCCTAAAATTGTCTCCCTTACTTTTTTCATCTTCAACTTTTGATTTGTATTCctctaaaatattttcaaccctgttaaatttttctaaaaactttttcatcgtatttttttttaaacccCATAACATGGATGCATTTACATTATTGGGATGGTCCCCTAATTCtgataaaattatagatAGTAATAATGCACCTGTATAATCTTTAAACTTATAATTATGCTTTAGCAATTTTGACAATCCATATATACGATCATTAAACATTCCAATAAAATGCAACGGCTTCAATGTTATATCACATTTTTCATCaaaacttttatattttgaatccatcccttttaatattaatatatttttattatataatgaaattatatttccattttttgcagacaatgaataatatttataagacatctttaaattatttactaCATCATTAGGATTATAATCCTTTAATTCTATTCCTACATCACTTCCTGAATAATAATGAGCAATCAACATCTGAGATATATTATCTCCTTTATCTGCTGCtttctttaaatattcacCCGCCAATTTTAAATCTTTTTCTGTACCTAAtccaaatttatatatattatattttgctaGTAAATGTTCTATACTTCCTTCATTATTTCTTGTTGCTT
This portion of the Plasmodium chabaudi chabaudi strain AS genome assembly, chromosome: 3 genome encodes:
- a CDS encoding 5'-3' exonuclease, putative, whose amino-acid sequence is MNKMFLVIIFSLKSIILWSSVYINIYPANCKLIYSYNVKNKGENHTLEPNCVKKLDFISNNIYKKINRSNKNYVQLYKNSYPNKKKQQYEKNSFSNHFLFKNITLQNDVHRSTKTFARKKKTEEHLENEESLKKKFETFLIIDGSSLLFKNYFGMPFLKNDNDINLSTIYGFTQSLNKIYKLFCPSYIAIIFDSKTSNKEKREIYAQYKTLRKKNPEELYEQLKLVSEFCDIIGIKTIISENVESDNYIASLVDKIYNTIQTNNEWGPRHDENGLVSLTDDEIKENNFRIVVVSSDKDLLQLLEYNDNDHNNIDISVCQPNRKYRVVNAHTFIQEHEIYPNQYSDYLILAGDKTDGISGIPNIGDKTSKYLLKEYYSIDNILKNIQNLPPKLQAIFINNIENINMFRKLIKLKCETNQSINLSDYKQVNIKNFELFQNIVDKYSLHKLLKKTVILNHPI
- a CDS encoding condensin-2 complex subunit H2, putative encodes the protein MSTQEDEVRLLIQNLQKCNNTNECINFDLASTIQEFLNSLDKNSFEDIDKTIREDEKDLMNSFTSAAIFLENCVKIFGLKIEHLHNLAHNTLYNIYKENKNNNSNKKQLLIIDEEEYLYINEIKNLKNTITENDIIEDDLLVKTIPLPTFLFTDHIKVKNKTERHKNVIEYDEQDNIPYADTLENESTTIEAKMMDSNSTDSYKNMDSLNLMDNKQAIEMNSVNSLNFDKLFLENDGIILLDINDYNIFINDEYDFTLQNKNSTILFEKYEFFSRNSIYLSNNLSQYIHEQNTIQHTYKINNIYDITSLRLCTDTLLFKTDFYSYDLALDIIKNKNYLINRFERQKKKLYILDETTHKDHKYNTIYKQNINYCDYCGSIITSITDANDPNTRCVYCNNNEKNGFYKKLPGYYNLSCYNITETEDFLTYMQPNKIIDIIMQNEINEADPNSTPDKPDENAKHAEHAENSSLNQNDDLTDKEDNCKLSNDQKLFRQIKIPPLYIQKLGLNIDYYYLESLIYNLIKSLKKEKNVDRFFSINFYDQNEIYDTEILKDEDYQETKDEQNKTIQETLTMDTFMNIKSIDNHIKNLPTSILKKTNSDSSLAFSFEDKIQDRVNAWSNFLEEKLELLKRQPQYNVEYYKNRILKYIVNNGDNIYFPDLIMNNEKYQIYRNFLTTLMLINTNKLNVTEIDEKNNSNNITNYQVNIKNINVNEYMNLPDNFDTTNFTIKDKKRKISDKSQNIDNPSHLEKKHHT